The Colwellia sp. M166 genome segment TGCATATAACTTCCCTTTTAAGTTTTTAGCTAAGGCTAATACGGGCTTTTGTGTCGTGAACATTGCCAGTAGTTAATTTAGCCTCAACTATTTCACCTCTAAAGTTAGTGACTAAATGTAGTTTGAACCCATAAAACCAACCCATTGTTCCTTTGCCCCGTTCGGCTATACCGTCAAATGTTTTATGTCTAGGAATTCTTAAGTTATGGCATACTTTTATGCTTGTAGAGTCAATAAACTCAATACCTGTAGACTCACCTTTAAGTATTGAAAAGTAGCTAGAAAGTGGAACGACCGCTTTAGGCATCACTTCTAAAAATCGAGTGTAGCTCAATAAGCTAGGGAAATGTGAACGATAAAACTTAGCAATATAACCTTTATAATAATTTTTAAAGTCGCGATGATTTGATGTATGAAAAGCAATTAATATAGTGATTATCTCACTCATAGCCATACGGCATGGACGATTTCGCTTGATACTTCCATCAGCAATTAATTGTTTCTCCCATTGTGGGATAAATACGCGACAAAAATCATCGACATCACAGAATATTTCAACTAGTTTATTCATGCCCGTTCCTTATTATCTTTCTGTTTTTTCTTGGTCGAAAGATCGGATCGTGGAACGGGCACTTAGTTCAATTTAATTAATTCTTATCCCGAGCTGAGGTTAATTAACAAATACACTATCAATAATGTCGTTATTAGATAAATTGATTGCACGGGTTAAGTGCTGTAATGCAGATTCATTTTTGCTTAGCTTTAATTCAATGCTGCCCAAGGTGTCTAGTATTTGAATTTCGTTAGGTTTTATTGAAAACGCTTGTTGTGCAAATTGCAGCGCTTGTTGAAAGTTTTGTTTTTTCATGTAAAGGCTAGCGACATTATTTAACGCAATGATATTATTTGCGTTTAGCTCAATGGTTTTAAGGTAATAAGTGAGCGCCTCATCGTTGTTTTTTGAAGTTTGAAGTAATGCGTATTTCAACGTGCTTTTTTCATCATTAGGGTGTTGAGTTATATGTTTGTTCAAAAACGATAAAGAAGCTTGCTCTCCTTGGGTTTGATAAATCACGTTCACCATTAAATTAGTATTGGTAGGTGATGATGTAGCGTGGTAAGCCGTTTTTAGGTTTTTCATCGCTTGGGGGAACTCACGTTTTTTCAGTTGTACTTGCCCTCTAACACCTTGACTATAAGGTAGCGCTTGAATGTTTTCTGGCAATGCGTCGAGCTCATTTTCTACTTGCTCAAAGGCGCCTTTACTCAGTAGTAACTGTAAGCGTAACAATTGTATTTCAATGTGCTTACCCCCTAACTCATTTAAATGATACTCGGTAAGTGCTAAGGCTTTATCTTGCTCGCCCTTAGTCATGTGTACTTTTATCATGCCTGTTATTGCTTCAGGATTGTTGGGTTGTTGTTCAACCCATGCTTGGTATAAAGCTGTGGCTTTGTTGTATTGTTTGGTATTAATGTAGGCGAATGCCAGTTGTGACCAAAATGGTGCTGATGTGTCACTTTTTGCGCTTTCAAACTGACTAATGGCTTGCGTGGTCTTCCCTTCTATTAAGAGTAGTTTTCCCAAAGTGATTTTGTAGCCTTGATTAGTAGGTGTTTGCTGCAAAAGCTGCTCAAGGTGTGTTGTTGCTATTTCATCATGTCCAAGTACCTTACTTAATAAGTAGTGCTTGAGAATAATAGGTAAGTGCGCAGGGTGTGTTTTAAGTAAAATTGCCACCTCATCAAAGACCGTTTGTGTTTCAACTTTTGTATTTGTTGGTGATAAATTAATAATAGCGAGTGCTACCGCTGGATTATTAGGCTCTTGTATTAACACTTTTTGGTAGAGCGCTTTGGCTTTATCTGGTTTGTTTTGTTTAGTTAATACCTTGGCTTCCATGATAAAGCCTTGTAGTTTCAAATCTTCAGTTTGTTGCCATTTCTTGGCTATCATCATTACCTTGCTAAATTGTTCAGTTGAAAAATACGCTTGTGCAAGGGCTTGCTGAAGTTGCTCAGGAGATAAGTTTTGCTTACCTTCTTCAAGGCCTTCATCAAGGTTTTCTTTAAGGTTACCGAGTGCTTTTTCTAAGTCGATAATGCCTGACAAGTCATTAAGGGAAAGCTTTAATAGGCCAACATTTGCTAACGCATCAGGTGTAATAAGCGCTTTAGGTTGCTTATTTAAAACGGCTTTCGCTTTATTTAGCTCACCTTTGCGTAACAGTGCCCGGCCAACCCCTGAAAGTAGGCTAGCATCTTGCTCTGATATTTCATCAAACTTGGTTACCGTGTCGTTCGCTTCTAATAGCAATCCTAATCGTAATTGCGTATCAGCCAATATACGCAAGGCTTGGTGTGAAGCAGGTAACTCACTGGCAACAAATGATAAGTGTTGGTTCGCTTTTTCTAAGTCTTTTAATAGGTAGGCACTAATACCGGCAATTAAGCGTGCAGGCGTTTCAGTTGAAGATTTTAATAACGTTCGCTCTGCATGTAATAATGCATTCACGTTATCTTTGTCATTAAATCGCGCAATGGCTTTGAGTTGATTAAGCAGTGGGTTTTCACTGTTGATTTTTAAAAGGCTATCAATAATTGGCTCGGCTTCGGCTGTTTGATTGCTGTCAGTGAGTAATCTAGCGAATAAAAATGACTTTTGTTTATCTTCAGGATAGTTTTCTACATAAAGGCGGTAAGTATCAATCGCACCTTGAATATCTTTTGCTTGAATTTGTAAATTTGCTTTGAGCGTCAATGCGTCTGATTGGGTGGGATATTTCGCCAATACTCCATCGAGTTGTATGTTGGCGGCTCCAAGGTTTTTATCTCTCGATTTTTCATCAACTAATCCCTTATCAAACAGTCCATTGCCAATCAAAATTGCATAAACAAGTGATAACTGCTTAAACGGAGATTGTGTTTTCATCACTTTGATTTTATTAATCATCCCCTTCGCTTTTTCAATTTGCTCTAAACGCACCATGGCTTGTAGTTTGTAAAAGCGTACCTGGACTAAGTCATCTGCTTTTAATCCTGATTTTTTAAGTGACAATTTAAGCAAGGTATCGTCAGCGCCTGTTTTTTGATACGTTTGTGATAGTAACGGAACAACTTCGCTTGCAGGGTAATTAAATGCCATAGCGCGCTCAAACTCTTTCTCAGCATTTTCGTATTGATGGGTTTGTAAATAAAGCTTCCCCAATAAAAATCGAGCTTCTGCAAGCGAGGGCTCAGTTTTTATGGCATTTTTAAGCTCTATAATTGCTGAGTCATAGTCTTGTTGGGCAAGTTTTGTTTTGGCTGATGCTAAGTAATCGTTAGCGCCTTGTTCACTACAACCAAAAAGTACAAAAAGGAATAGTGCAATGCATGAATTTTTCATGGGTAGTCATATGTAATTGTTATCAATTTAAAGAAGACTACTGAGCAAATGACGCAATTGCAACTTAACGTGTAAGTACTTAAGTAAAACTGAGCGGAATAAACGTTATTTTAAATTACAGTAGCGTGTTTGAATATTCCATTTTTTAGCCCTACATCCACCTTAAGATCCAAAGTTGACGTTCATATTAAGGGAATCTACATTCATCTCATAAGTAAAAACTGAACATCTCAGAAAAAAGGGCGTTTTGACAACTTCAGTTACAGCGCCTCAAACATATAGCGATTTCTGGTTAAAATTTCTCTCTAATATTTTTATGATTTTACAAAAGCTAATGTCAGCTCTTGGCTAGGAGCCGAAGTACCAATTTAGCCACTCGAAGCTTCCGCTTAGCGCATGTTGGGGTTAAATAAATGGTCTTTATTCTTCTTGAACTATAATAAACTTATATGTGTCTCTATTTTATAATAGTCACCATGTAATGAGTAATATGGCGACTTTTCAAGTTTTATTTAAAGTATTTGTCTGACAGACAATCTCTTGTAATTGTTTGGCTTATGCTTCCTTGATATATCATTTAGTTGCTGTCAGTATCGTTACTTATTCAATTCAATGCATGGTACTTTCTTCCCATAAAAACTGTTGCTCGATAGGCAATTCTTCTTTAGTCATAAATACACGTATTTTGATAGTTTCACCGTCTTTTTTTGAACATTCACAAACCATTAAACCTAACGTATCCATTGAAGCTGTATCCCAATTCAAAAAACTGCCATGAGATCTCTTCTTTCGCATTAATTGTTTGTCATCTGCTCTTAGCTTTATCATTTGAAGAGCAAAATCAAAACTCATATCACAAGCCTTAGCAAGGCGGTAAATGCGGGTGTAAAAAGCTTTGTGCTTCCTAAGTATTTTTTTCATAACGTAGTTACTAACTCTTTATGGTTCTTGAGAACAGCTTGATTTTTTTCAGCTAAGACATCATCTTCAATATGAAAAAGTTCAGGGCATGGCTGCTGAAGATTGATGGCATTTACTAATAACTGACCCAGTCGTAATTCGGGGTACTTAGCTATTACATTGACCATACTTTCTAACAGTTGTTGCTTGGCATCATCAAGGTGACTCTCTGCCAAAGCTGAATCCCTTGAAGTCTCATCATCAATGTTTGTATTGACGGATATGTTGGATAACATACCACTCGCAGTATGATCTTCGTCACAAGTGAACTTTGATTTAAAATTTAACCTGCCTGGCATAAAATCATCATCTGCTAAAGGCGCTTCTTCAAAATAACTGTCCCAATCTTTTTTCTCATAAGCATAAATCAAATCGACAAGTTGATGA includes the following:
- the prsT gene encoding XrtA/PEP-CTERM system TPR-repeat protein PrsT, producing MKNSCIALFLFVLFGCSEQGANDYLASAKTKLAQQDYDSAIIELKNAIKTEPSLAEARFLLGKLYLQTHQYENAEKEFERAMAFNYPASEVVPLLSQTYQKTGADDTLLKLSLKKSGLKADDLVQVRFYKLQAMVRLEQIEKAKGMINKIKVMKTQSPFKQLSLVYAILIGNGLFDKGLVDEKSRDKNLGAANIQLDGVLAKYPTQSDALTLKANLQIQAKDIQGAIDTYRLYVENYPEDKQKSFLFARLLTDSNQTAEAEPIIDSLLKINSENPLLNQLKAIARFNDKDNVNALLHAERTLLKSSTETPARLIAGISAYLLKDLEKANQHLSFVASELPASHQALRILADTQLRLGLLLEANDTVTKFDEISEQDASLLSGVGRALLRKGELNKAKAVLNKQPKALITPDALANVGLLKLSLNDLSGIIDLEKALGNLKENLDEGLEEGKQNLSPEQLQQALAQAYFSTEQFSKVMMIAKKWQQTEDLKLQGFIMEAKVLTKQNKPDKAKALYQKVLIQEPNNPAVALAIINLSPTNTKVETQTVFDEVAILLKTHPAHLPIILKHYLLSKVLGHDEIATTHLEQLLQQTPTNQGYKITLGKLLLIEGKTTQAISQFESAKSDTSAPFWSQLAFAYINTKQYNKATALYQAWVEQQPNNPEAITGMIKVHMTKGEQDKALALTEYHLNELGGKHIEIQLLRLQLLLSKGAFEQVENELDALPENIQALPYSQGVRGQVQLKKREFPQAMKNLKTAYHATSSPTNTNLMVNVIYQTQGEQASLSFLNKHITQHPNDEKSTLKYALLQTSKNNDEALTYYLKTIELNANNIIALNNVASLYMKKQNFQQALQFAQQAFSIKPNEIQILDTLGSIELKLSKNESALQHLTRAINLSNNDIIDSVFVN